The following are encoded together in the Diachasmimorpha longicaudata isolate KC_UGA_2023 chromosome 3, iyDiaLong2, whole genome shotgun sequence genome:
- the LOC135161002 gene encoding uncharacterized protein LOC135161002 translates to MTERSIIRKKKRGLINGLSYIFKWSFGMPNADDAQYYEDSIKMLTNNNRQTQTLLKSQVQIIANAIRNFNNSLFSLESQEKAMNQNIQKINSFTAQTNSYISDLEMITTFNQQITILHILDNIVFALQIPLADKMKFELYEIIPLPIQHNNSQFFSYIMPQSNYLLLSQSRSQYTFLNGLSDCHEYQDEQYICYHLHTITSNSNPPCEIELLSPHMTRIPASCTTKTIKATIETWHHIGRNQWIYILQKPTTLTIMCEENENHLEDVILQKVRDSTKNATYYIPHMNIIADDCCILQTHFSTTE, encoded by the exons ATGACTGAGAGATCAATTATCAGGAAAAAGAAACGTGGCCTCATCAATGGGTTGTCTTACATATTCAAATGGAGTTTCGGCATGCCTAACGCAGACGATGCCCAATATTATGaagattcaataaaaatgttgacAAATAATAACAGACAAACACAAACATTGCTGAAATCACAGGTTCAAATAATTGCAAACGCAATTAGAAATTTCAATAACTCCTTGTTTTCCCTTGAGAGTCAAGAGAAAGCAATGAAtcaaaatattcagaaaattaattctttcacTGCCCAGACAAACTCTTATATATCTGATTTAGAAATGATAACGACATTCAATCAACAAATCACTATACTCCATATACTTG ACAATATCGTTTTTGCATTACAAATTCCACTTGcggataaaatgaaatttgaactCTATGAAATAATCCCACTTCCTATTCAACAtaataattcacaatttttctcctACATTATGCCTCAAAGCAATTACCTCCTATTATCACAATCTCGATCCCAATACACTTTCCTTAATGGATTGTCTGATTGTCATGAGTACCAAGATGAACAATACATCTGCTATCACCTGCACACGATAACTTCAAATAGCAATCCACCGTGTGAAATAGAGTTGCTATCTCCACATATGACAAGGATTCCAGCATCATGTACTACAAAAACCATCAAAGCAACCAtcgaaacctggcatcatatcgGGAGGAATCAATGGATTTATATTCTCCAAAAACCAACGACGCTTACGATTATGTGCGAAGAGAATGAAAATCACCTAGAAGATGTCATTCTCCAAAAGG TACGCGACAGTACGAAAAACGCGACCTATTATATTCCTCATATGAATATAATCGCTGACGACTGTTGTATCCTGCAGACTCATTTCAGTACCACTGAGTGA